One window of Klebsiella quasivariicola genomic DNA carries:
- a CDS encoding FAD-binding and (Fe-S)-binding domain-containing protein gives MIPQISQAPGVVQLVLNFLQVLEQQGFTGDTATSYADRLTMATDNSVYQLLPDAVLFPRSTADVALLARVAAEPRFKSLIFTPRGGGTGTNGQALNGGIIVDMSRYMNRIIEINPEEGWVRVEAGVIKDQLNQFLKPYGYFFSPELSTSNRATLGGMINTDASGQGSLVYGKTSDHVLGLRAVLMGGDILDTQAVPVALAETLGNTPSTIGRIYNTVYQRCKAQRELIIDKFPKLNRFLTGYDLRHVFNDEMSEFDLTRILTGSEGTLAFITEARLDITRLPKVRRLVNVKYDSFDSALRNAPFMVEAKALSVETVDSKVLNLAREDIVWHSVNELITDVPDKEMLGLNIVEFAGDDAALIDQQVTTLCQRLDELMAGSEAGVIGWQVCHDLDGVERIYAMRKKAVGLLGNAKGAAKPIPFAEDTCVPPEHLADYIVEFRALLDSHGLSYGMFGHVDAGVLHVRPALDMCDPQQEVLMKQISDDVVALTAKYGGLLWGEHGKGFRAEYSPAFFGEALYGELRKIKAAFDPDNRLNPGKICPPEGVDAPMMKVDAVKRGTWDRQIPIAVRSSWRGAMECNGNGLCFNFDVKSPMCPSMKVSNQRIHSPKGRATLVREWLRLLADRGVDPNQLEKALPEQGVSLRSLVARTRNSWHARKGEYDFSHEVKEAMSGCLACKACSTQCPIKIDVPEFRSRFLQLYHSRYLRPVRDHLVASVESYAPLMAQAPKTFNFFINQPWLKKLSEKHIGMVDLPLLSAPSLKQQMAGHRSANMTLEQLEALSAEQKAKMVLVVQDPFTSYYDAQVVADFIRLVEALGYQPVLLPFSPNGKAQHIKGFLTRFARTAQKTADFLNRVAQLGMPLVGVDPALVLCYRDEYKQALGDKRGDFQVLLVHEWLPKALTTAARPDQGGEPWYLFGHCTEVTALPAATKQWADIFAHFGAKLENVSVGCCGMAGTYGHEVKNHANSLAIYALSWQQAMQRLPRNRCLVTGYSCRSQVKRIEGSGVRHPLQALLEIIG, from the coding sequence ATGATCCCACAAATTTCTCAGGCGCCAGGGGTAGTTCAGCTGGTGCTGAATTTTTTGCAGGTACTGGAGCAACAGGGTTTTACCGGCGATACCGCCACCAGCTATGCCGACAGGCTGACGATGGCTACCGACAACAGCGTCTATCAGCTGCTGCCGGATGCAGTCCTTTTTCCGCGTTCTACAGCGGACGTGGCCTTGCTGGCGCGCGTCGCCGCGGAACCACGCTTTAAATCGCTGATCTTTACCCCGCGCGGCGGCGGCACCGGCACCAACGGCCAGGCGCTGAACGGCGGGATTATTGTCGATATGTCCCGCTATATGAATCGCATCATCGAGATTAACCCCGAAGAGGGCTGGGTGCGCGTCGAAGCCGGGGTCATCAAAGATCAGCTGAACCAGTTTCTTAAGCCCTATGGCTACTTCTTTTCCCCGGAGCTTTCCACCAGCAACCGCGCCACGCTGGGCGGGATGATAAACACCGACGCGTCCGGACAGGGATCGCTGGTGTACGGTAAAACGTCAGATCACGTGCTCGGCCTGCGGGCGGTGCTGATGGGTGGCGATATCCTCGATACCCAGGCGGTGCCGGTGGCGCTGGCGGAGACGCTGGGCAATACCCCATCGACGATTGGCCGGATCTACAACACGGTCTACCAGCGCTGCAAGGCGCAGCGTGAACTGATCATTGATAAGTTTCCCAAACTCAACCGCTTTCTCACCGGATACGATCTGCGCCACGTCTTTAACGACGAGATGAGCGAGTTCGACCTGACCCGTATCCTGACCGGTTCAGAAGGCACGCTGGCATTTATTACCGAAGCGCGGCTGGATATCACCCGCCTGCCGAAGGTGCGCCGCCTGGTCAACGTCAAATACGACTCCTTTGACTCTGCGCTGCGTAACGCGCCCTTTATGGTCGAAGCGAAAGCCCTGTCGGTGGAAACTGTCGACTCTAAAGTCCTCAATCTGGCGCGCGAAGATATCGTCTGGCATTCGGTGAACGAACTGATCACCGATGTGCCGGATAAAGAAATGCTCGGGCTCAATATCGTCGAGTTCGCCGGAGATGACGCGGCGCTGATTGACCAGCAGGTCACCACCCTGTGCCAGCGGCTGGATGAGCTGATGGCCGGTAGCGAGGCGGGCGTCATCGGCTGGCAGGTCTGTCACGATCTCGATGGCGTGGAGCGTATCTACGCCATGCGCAAGAAGGCCGTCGGCCTGTTGGGCAATGCTAAGGGTGCCGCTAAGCCGATCCCGTTTGCCGAGGATACCTGCGTACCGCCCGAACACCTGGCGGATTATATTGTCGAGTTCCGCGCGCTGCTCGACAGCCACGGCCTGAGCTACGGCATGTTTGGTCACGTGGATGCCGGGGTGCTGCACGTGCGCCCGGCGCTGGATATGTGCGATCCGCAGCAGGAGGTGCTGATGAAGCAGATCTCCGACGACGTGGTGGCGCTGACGGCGAAGTATGGTGGCCTGCTGTGGGGCGAACATGGCAAAGGCTTCCGCGCGGAGTACAGCCCGGCCTTCTTTGGCGAGGCGCTGTACGGCGAACTCAGGAAAATCAAAGCGGCCTTTGATCCCGATAACCGACTGAATCCGGGGAAAATCTGTCCTCCGGAAGGCGTTGATGCCCCGATGATGAAAGTCGATGCGGTGAAGCGCGGCACCTGGGATCGGCAGATCCCCATCGCGGTGCGCAGCAGCTGGCGCGGGGCGATGGAGTGCAATGGCAACGGGTTGTGCTTCAACTTTGATGTCAAGAGCCCGATGTGTCCGTCGATGAAAGTCAGCAACCAGCGCATCCACTCGCCGAAAGGGCGGGCGACGCTGGTCCGCGAATGGCTGCGCCTGCTGGCCGACCGCGGCGTCGATCCCAACCAGCTGGAGAAGGCGCTGCCGGAGCAGGGCGTCAGCCTGCGTTCGCTGGTAGCCCGCACGCGAAACAGCTGGCATGCGCGCAAAGGCGAATATGACTTCTCGCACGAGGTCAAAGAGGCGATGTCCGGCTGTCTGGCCTGTAAAGCCTGTTCGACCCAGTGCCCAATTAAAATCGATGTTCCGGAGTTTCGCTCACGCTTCCTGCAGCTGTATCACAGCCGCTATTTGCGTCCGGTGCGCGATCATCTGGTCGCGTCGGTCGAATCCTATGCGCCGCTGATGGCGCAGGCGCCGAAGACCTTTAACTTCTTCATTAACCAGCCGTGGCTGAAAAAGCTGTCGGAGAAGCACATCGGGATGGTTGATCTGCCGCTGCTTTCGGCGCCGTCGCTGAAGCAGCAGATGGCCGGCCACCGCTCTGCCAACATGACCCTGGAGCAGCTCGAAGCGCTGAGCGCTGAGCAGAAAGCGAAGATGGTGCTGGTGGTGCAGGATCCGTTCACCAGCTACTACGACGCCCAGGTGGTGGCTGACTTTATTCGCCTCGTCGAAGCGCTAGGCTATCAGCCGGTGCTGCTGCCATTCTCGCCGAACGGCAAAGCGCAGCATATCAAAGGGTTCCTCACCCGCTTCGCGCGCACCGCGCAGAAGACGGCGGACTTCCTCAACCGCGTGGCGCAGCTGGGCATGCCGCTGGTGGGTGTCGATCCGGCGCTGGTGCTTTGTTACCGTGATGAGTACAAGCAAGCGCTCGGCGACAAGCGCGGCGATTTTCAGGTGCTGTTAGTGCATGAGTGGTTGCCGAAGGCCCTGACGACGGCTGCCCGTCCGGATCAGGGAGGGGAGCCCTGGTACCTGTTCGGCCACTGTACGGAAGTGACCGCGCTACCGGCGGCGACGAAACAGTGGGCCGATATTTTTGCCCACTTTGGCGCAAAACTGGAAAACGTCAGCGTCGGGTGCTGCGGGATGGCAGGCACCTATGGGCATGAGGTGAAAAACCATGCCAACTCGCTGGCTATTTACGCGCTCTCCTGGCAACAGGCGATGCAGCGGCTGCCGCGTAACCGCTGTCTGGTGACGGGCTACTCCTGCCGCAGTCAGGTGAAGCGCATTGAAGGCAGCGGCGTTCGCCACCCGCTGCAGGCGTTACTGGAGATAATAGGATGA
- a CDS encoding methionine synthase, with protein sequence MKTWLPTSTAGSLPKPSWLAQPETLWSPWKLSSEELLAGKRDALRLSLDDQLRAGIDIVSDGEQTRQHFVTTFIEHLSGVDFTKREIVKIRNRYEASVPTVVGAVERQKPVFVEDARYLRQLTRQPIKWALPGPMTMIDTLYDNHYKSREKLAWEFAKILNQEAKELEAAGVDIIQFDEPAFNVFFDEVNDWGIAALERATEGLKCETAVHICYGYGIKANTDWKKTLGSEWRQYEEAFPQLQKSSLDIISLECHNSRVPMDLLELIRGKKVMVGAIDVASHAIETPEEVAGTLRKALAFVDADKLYPSTNCGMAPLPRHVATGKLHALSAGAEIVRRELAAR encoded by the coding sequence ATGAAAACATGGCTTCCCACTTCGACCGCCGGCAGTTTACCTAAACCCTCCTGGCTGGCGCAGCCAGAAACGCTGTGGTCGCCCTGGAAACTGTCCAGCGAAGAATTACTGGCCGGCAAGCGCGACGCCCTGCGTTTATCCCTCGATGACCAGCTGCGCGCCGGGATCGATATCGTCAGCGACGGCGAGCAGACGCGTCAACACTTTGTCACGACCTTTATTGAGCATCTCAGCGGCGTTGATTTTACCAAACGCGAGATCGTGAAAATTCGTAACCGCTATGAGGCGAGCGTCCCGACGGTGGTAGGCGCCGTGGAGCGCCAGAAACCGGTCTTCGTGGAGGACGCACGCTATTTGCGCCAGCTCACTCGTCAGCCGATTAAATGGGCACTGCCGGGCCCGATGACGATGATTGATACCCTGTATGACAACCACTATAAAAGCCGGGAAAAACTGGCCTGGGAGTTTGCCAAAATCCTCAATCAGGAGGCGAAAGAGCTCGAGGCCGCCGGGGTTGATATTATTCAGTTCGATGAGCCGGCCTTTAACGTCTTCTTCGATGAAGTCAACGACTGGGGGATCGCCGCGTTAGAACGCGCCACCGAAGGGCTGAAGTGTGAGACGGCGGTCCATATCTGCTACGGCTATGGCATCAAAGCGAATACCGACTGGAAAAAGACGCTGGGCTCCGAGTGGCGCCAGTATGAAGAGGCCTTCCCGCAACTGCAGAAGTCGTCCCTCGATATTATCTCTCTCGAGTGCCATAACTCGCGGGTGCCGATGGACCTGCTGGAACTGATCCGCGGTAAAAAAGTGATGGTCGGGGCGATCGATGTCGCCAGCCATGCTATCGAAACCCCGGAAGAGGTGGCCGGTACCCTGCGCAAGGCGCTGGCGTTCGTCGATGCCGATAAACTCTACCCATCCACCAACTGCGGTATGGCGCCGCTGCCGCGCCATGTCGCGACCGGCAAACTGCATGCTCTGAGCGCCGGCGCCGAGATCGTTCGCCGCGAGCTGGCGGCCAGGTAA
- the menI gene encoding 1,4-dihydroxy-2-naphthoyl-CoA hydrolase has protein sequence MIWKRQATLEQLNRLGEGNMVGLLDIRFETFTDDTLEATMPVDGRTQQPFGLLHGGASVVLAETLGSVAGYLCSEGEQKVVGLEVNANHIRSARGGRVRGVCKALHVGARHQVWQIEIFDEQARLCCASRLTTAVI, from the coding sequence ATGATTTGGAAACGTCAGGCCACGCTGGAGCAGCTCAACCGGCTCGGTGAGGGAAATATGGTAGGGCTGCTGGATATTCGCTTTGAGACGTTTACCGACGACACGCTGGAGGCGACCATGCCAGTGGATGGCCGCACCCAGCAGCCGTTTGGCCTGCTGCACGGCGGAGCGTCGGTGGTGCTGGCGGAGACCCTGGGGTCGGTGGCGGGTTATCTGTGCAGCGAAGGCGAACAGAAGGTGGTGGGGCTGGAGGTTAATGCCAACCACATTCGTTCGGCCCGCGGAGGCCGGGTGCGCGGGGTGTGCAAGGCGCTGCACGTAGGCGCTCGCCATCAGGTCTGGCAAATTGAGATTTTCGATGAACAGGCGCGATTGTGTTGCGCCTCGCGGTTAACCACCGCGGTAATATAA
- a CDS encoding LysR family transcriptional regulator, which translates to MNTSIPWEWYRTFLAVLQEGSLSGASRTLNITQPTAGRHIAGLEAALGQALFTRSQTGLLATDAALALRVHAEAMDNTARALARTAANFSRDSADLRGVVRVAASEVVGAEVLPPLVARLRQACPHIVIELMLSNRVQDLLHREADIAVRMVAPQQEQLIARRLGRIELGLHATAAYLTRQGQPATLDDLAGHALIGFDSATPLVRRALARYPRFQREAFAMRTDSDLAQLNLIRAGAGIGICQVPLANGIIPLQRVLAADFSLDLDTWLVMHEDLRHSPACKRVFDFLAQGLQAYIAGPMTI; encoded by the coding sequence ATGAATACCTCTATTCCCTGGGAGTGGTACCGAACTTTTCTCGCCGTGCTGCAGGAAGGCTCCTTATCAGGCGCATCGCGCACCCTGAACATCACCCAGCCGACGGCGGGGCGCCATATTGCCGGGCTGGAGGCCGCGCTCGGCCAGGCCTTATTTACCCGCTCGCAGACCGGCCTGCTGGCGACCGACGCGGCGCTGGCGCTGCGGGTACACGCCGAGGCAATGGACAACACCGCCCGGGCGCTGGCACGCACGGCGGCTAACTTTAGTCGCGACAGCGCCGATCTGCGGGGGGTGGTGCGGGTGGCCGCCAGCGAGGTGGTCGGCGCCGAGGTGCTGCCGCCGCTGGTTGCCCGGCTCAGGCAAGCGTGCCCGCATATCGTCATCGAGCTGATGCTCTCCAATCGTGTTCAGGATCTGCTTCACCGGGAGGCGGATATCGCAGTGCGGATGGTCGCCCCGCAGCAGGAGCAGCTTATCGCCCGCCGTCTCGGCAGGATCGAGCTTGGGTTACATGCTACCGCCGCCTACCTGACGCGCCAGGGGCAGCCCGCTACCCTCGACGATCTGGCCGGCCACGCGCTGATTGGTTTCGACAGCGCCACGCCCCTCGTTCGCCGGGCCCTGGCGCGCTACCCCCGTTTTCAGCGCGAGGCCTTCGCGATGCGGACCGATAGCGACCTCGCCCAGCTGAACCTGATCCGCGCCGGGGCGGGGATTGGCATCTGCCAGGTGCCCCTTGCTAATGGCATTATTCCCCTGCAGCGAGTGCTGGCAGCCGACTTTTCTCTGGATCTTGACACCTGGCTGGTGATGCATGAGGACCTGCGTCACAGCCCCGCCTGCAAGCGGGTATTTGATTTTCTCGCCCAGGGGTTGCAGGCGTACATCGCCGGCCCGATGACGATCTGA
- a CDS encoding DUF1852 domain-containing protein produces the protein MNNEFTYTITRSRFDENYNPAENTRITTNFANLARGENRQENLRNTLIMMNNRFNTLAHWDNPHSDRYAIELDIISVEMNIAQEASFPVIEILQTHIVDNKTGERHAGIVGNNFSSYVRDYDFSVLLLEHNKDQSTFSVPENFGELHGNIFKDFVQSSAWRASFSKAPVICLSVSSKDVYRRTGNEHPVLGIEYAQEGVSLTERYFSKMGLQVRYFMPKHSVAPLAFYFTGDLLSDYTSLELIATISTMETFQKIYRPEIYNANSAAGQYYQPNLHHQDHSLTKIVYDREERSLLAIEQGKFTQQHFINPHKTLLEQWSANFALC, from the coding sequence ATGAATAACGAATTTACCTATACGATTACCCGCAGCCGGTTTGATGAAAATTATAACCCTGCGGAAAATACGCGTATTACCACCAACTTTGCCAATTTGGCCAGAGGGGAGAACCGTCAGGAAAATCTGCGCAATACGTTAATCATGATGAATAACCGCTTTAATACCCTGGCGCACTGGGATAATCCCCACAGCGATCGTTATGCGATCGAACTGGATATTATTTCTGTCGAGATGAATATTGCTCAGGAGGCCAGCTTTCCGGTAATAGAGATCCTGCAAACGCATATTGTCGATAACAAGACCGGTGAACGCCATGCCGGCATCGTCGGCAATAACTTCTCCTCCTATGTCCGGGATTATGATTTTAGCGTGCTGCTGCTGGAACATAATAAAGACCAAAGTACCTTCAGCGTGCCGGAAAACTTTGGCGAGCTGCATGGCAATATCTTTAAAGATTTCGTGCAATCCAGCGCCTGGCGGGCCAGCTTCAGCAAGGCGCCGGTGATTTGCCTGAGCGTGTCCAGTAAAGATGTGTATCGCCGCACCGGCAATGAACATCCGGTCCTCGGCATTGAATATGCTCAGGAAGGTGTCTCGCTGACCGAGCGCTATTTCAGCAAAATGGGTCTGCAGGTGCGCTATTTTATGCCGAAACACAGCGTTGCGCCGTTGGCCTTTTATTTTACCGGCGATCTGCTCAGCGATTACACCAGCCTGGAACTGATCGCAACCATCAGCACGATGGAGACGTTTCAGAAAATATATCGCCCGGAGATTTACAATGCCAATTCCGCGGCAGGCCAATACTATCAGCCCAATCTTCATCACCAGGATCATTCATTAACCAAAATTGTTTATGACCGGGAAGAGCGCAGCCTGCTGGCGATAGAGCAGGGTAAATTTACCCAACAGCATTTTATTAATCCGCACAAGACGTTGCTTGAGCAATGGTCTGCTAATTTCGCGCTGTGCTAA
- a CDS encoding GlsB/YeaQ/YmgE family stress response membrane protein, which translates to MGILSWIIFGLIAGILAKWIMPGKDGGGFIVTVILGIIGAVVGGWISTLFGFGKVDGFNFGSFVVAVIGALVVLFIYRKVRS; encoded by the coding sequence ATGGGTATTCTTTCCTGGATCATTTTTGGACTTATTGCCGGTATTTTAGCCAAGTGGATTATGCCGGGGAAAGACGGCGGCGGGTTTATTGTAACGGTTATTCTGGGGATCATCGGTGCGGTGGTCGGCGGCTGGATCAGTACCCTGTTTGGTTTTGGTAAGGTCGATGGCTTTAATTTCGGTAGCTTCGTGGTAGCGGTTATCGGTGCGCTGGTCGTGCTGTTTATCTACCGTAAAGTGCGTAGCTAA
- the ydiK gene encoding AI-2E family transporter YdiK, translating into MINPHQPRDIPQILLSVLFLALIIISCLWVVQPFILSFAWAGTVVIATWPVLLRLQRMLFGKRMLAVLAMTLLLFLLFVIPIALLVNSLVDNSVPLIKLISSGNVTLPDFAWLNSVPLVGDKLYSAWHGLLDMGGSAIMAKVRPYIGTTTSWFVGQAAHIGKLLVYCGLMLLFSALLYWRGEQVAYGLRYFATRLAAKRGDAAVLLAGQAVRAVALGVVVTALTQAVLGGIGLALSGVPYAALLTVVMIFTCLVQLGPLLVLVPSIIWLYWSGDTTWGTVLLVWSCVVGTMDNVIRPVLIRMGADLPMILILTGVIGGLIAFGMIGLFIGPVLLAVSWRLYDAWVHEVPPPPKDPDVVLEELSELEAGRK; encoded by the coding sequence ATGATAAACCCCCATCAGCCTCGGGACATTCCGCAAATACTGCTGTCGGTGCTGTTCCTGGCCCTGATTATCATTTCCTGCCTGTGGGTTGTGCAGCCGTTTATTCTGTCCTTCGCCTGGGCCGGTACGGTGGTGATCGCTACCTGGCCGGTGCTGCTGCGTCTGCAGCGCATGCTGTTCGGCAAACGGATGCTGGCGGTGCTGGCAATGACCCTGCTGCTGTTTTTGCTATTCGTTATTCCTATTGCTCTGCTGGTCAACAGTCTGGTGGATAACAGCGTCCCGCTGATCAAACTCATCAGCAGTGGAAATGTGACGCTGCCGGATTTTGCCTGGCTGAACAGCGTACCGCTGGTGGGCGATAAGCTCTACTCCGCCTGGCACGGCCTGCTGGATATGGGCGGCTCGGCGATTATGGCCAAAGTTCGCCCGTATATCGGCACCACCACCAGCTGGTTCGTCGGGCAAGCGGCGCATATTGGCAAGCTGCTGGTCTACTGCGGTCTGATGCTGTTGTTCAGCGCGCTGCTCTACTGGCGCGGCGAGCAGGTGGCCTATGGCCTCCGCTACTTCGCCACGCGCCTGGCGGCCAAACGCGGTGATGCCGCGGTGCTGCTGGCCGGCCAGGCCGTACGCGCCGTGGCGCTGGGCGTGGTGGTGACGGCCCTCACCCAGGCGGTGCTGGGCGGGATTGGCCTTGCCCTCTCCGGCGTGCCCTACGCTGCTCTGCTGACCGTGGTGATGATCTTTACCTGTCTGGTCCAGCTCGGGCCTTTGCTGGTTCTGGTGCCGTCGATTATCTGGCTTTACTGGAGCGGGGACACTACCTGGGGCACCGTGCTGCTGGTGTGGAGCTGCGTGGTCGGCACCATGGACAACGTCATTCGTCCGGTGCTCATCCGCATGGGCGCCGACCTGCCGATGATCCTTATCCTCACCGGCGTCATTGGCGGCCTGATCGCCTTCGGCATGATCGGCCTGTTTATCGGTCCGGTGCTGCTCGCCGTCTCCTGGCGTCTGTATGATGCCTGGGTACACGAAGTGCCTCCACCGCCGAAAGACCCTGATGTCGTCCTTGAAGAGCTCAGCGAGCTGGAAGCCGGGCGTAAGTAA